One genomic window of Gemmatimonadota bacterium includes the following:
- a CDS encoding PHP domain-containing protein, protein MASYIDLHLHSTQSDGTFSPMQVVQRAAELGLSAISLTDHDSVAGVQEAQNVGQNIGVEVIPGIELSAQEAGIDIHILGYFIDPVNSDLLAYLQKFQDARHNRAKKIVARLNRLGVRITMAHVLLKAGDAAIGRPHVADVLVEEGFVFSHDHAFQKYLGYGKPAYQPKFVLTPSEAVEVIHAAGGLASLAHPVLYRRDALIPNLIKQGLDGIEVMHVKHAHADVRRYSDMAKHYGLLSTGGSDCHGDGRGQAVMGTVRVPSAFLDAMKEKLAQ, encoded by the coding sequence ATGGCATCTTATATTGATTTGCATCTGCATTCGACGCAATCGGATGGCACATTCTCTCCAATGCAGGTTGTTCAGCGAGCAGCCGAATTGGGATTATCGGCCATCAGTCTGACGGATCACGATTCGGTTGCTGGCGTGCAAGAGGCTCAGAATGTCGGTCAGAACATCGGTGTGGAAGTAATTCCCGGCATCGAATTGAGCGCGCAGGAAGCCGGCATAGACATCCACATCCTGGGCTATTTTATCGACCCTGTAAATTCGGATTTACTGGCGTATTTACAGAAATTTCAAGATGCGCGACACAATCGCGCTAAAAAAATAGTGGCTCGACTCAATCGCCTGGGCGTGCGGATCACGATGGCGCATGTATTACTCAAAGCGGGCGATGCTGCTATCGGGCGCCCCCATGTGGCGGACGTGCTGGTCGAAGAGGGTTTTGTATTTTCACACGATCACGCATTCCAAAAATATCTGGGATATGGAAAACCCGCGTACCAACCCAAATTTGTATTGACGCCGAGCGAAGCGGTAGAAGTTATTCACGCGGCTGGTGGATTGGCCAGCCTGGCACATCCCGTTTTGTACCGCCGCGATGCTCTCATTCCCAACCTGATCAAACAGGGATTGGACGGTATAGAAGTGATGCATGTCAAACACGCCCACGCAGATGTGCGTCGCTATTCGGATATGGCAAAACACTATGGCCTCCTCTCAACTGGCGGATCAGATTGCCACGGCGATGGTCGCGGTCAAGCCGTAATGGGAACCGTTCGGGTTCCTTCGGCATTTTTGGATGCAATGAAGGAAAAATTGGCGCAGTAG
- a CDS encoding DUF2961 domain-containing protein — MNRLFHAELELPIRGKSQRVTRRPNVASGETVVLFDEEGPGCIDHWWLTYGYKREGDACDPIHDLQLRLYCDGEDDPTVDLPIARFFAILFEHDIYPIDSAAIKILPKNALNCYLPIPFKSLRLEITNNSGRAISLWFMADWSSYDNTELTPLRLHVTHRGEYPAQSLGSMLMADYSGSGFIAGMVKGVVVRDRADGWYHTGGDLWLLDGESDPHALRGIGGEDIFNMSFGIWKAQTDWVGAPHIHRSTGHTAGGSGYEGVMYRFFGPDPIWFDHSAIIRFGSRGNDLESVIYAYVNPAESPAILTPAQWQIAGPFPCNTREDFNRSEWAEKSVADWSDVHTADFDIYMGENAPTIFSMPIHADSERGWCDFTRHLRGRKRTNVGTQPANVSAYAVGQITLSEAEAYTLAIGYDDWIRVWVNGEEIYAGEHENGFAIDHIPCELPVGSSEIRIKLSNFDNAQWRLWTFHAALQKV, encoded by the coding sequence ATGAATCGCCTTTTTCACGCAGAGCTCGAATTGCCCATTCGCGGCAAAAGTCAGCGCGTTACCCGTCGTCCCAATGTGGCTTCTGGCGAAACGGTAGTTCTCTTTGATGAAGAAGGTCCAGGGTGTATCGATCACTGGTGGCTCACTTATGGGTATAAGCGCGAAGGCGATGCGTGCGATCCCATCCACGATTTGCAACTCCGCCTCTATTGCGATGGGGAGGACGATCCCACTGTAGATCTCCCCATCGCTCGTTTTTTTGCCATTCTCTTCGAACACGATATTTATCCCATTGATAGTGCGGCCATCAAAATCCTTCCCAAAAACGCGCTCAATTGTTATTTGCCCATCCCTTTCAAATCGCTGCGTCTCGAAATCACGAATAATAGTGGTCGCGCCATTTCGCTCTGGTTCATGGCCGATTGGTCGTCGTATGACAATACCGAATTGACTCCATTGCGCCTCCACGTCACGCACCGGGGCGAATACCCCGCCCAATCGCTCGGCAGTATGCTGATGGCCGACTATTCGGGTAGTGGGTTTATCGCGGGCATGGTCAAGGGTGTGGTGGTAAGAGATCGCGCTGATGGCTGGTATCATACCGGGGGAGACCTGTGGTTGCTCGATGGTGAAAGCGATCCTCACGCCCTGCGCGGCATTGGCGGCGAGGATATTTTCAATATGAGCTTTGGGATATGGAAGGCACAAACCGACTGGGTCGGCGCGCCGCATATCCATCGGAGTACTGGACACACGGCGGGTGGCTCTGGTTACGAAGGGGTGATGTACCGCTTTTTTGGTCCCGATCCAATATGGTTTGATCATTCGGCTATTATTCGTTTTGGCTCCCGCGGGAATGATCTTGAAAGCGTTATTTACGCCTATGTCAATCCCGCCGAATCCCCGGCTATTCTCACCCCAGCCCAATGGCAAATCGCCGGGCCTTTTCCCTGCAATACACGCGAAGATTTCAATCGGTCCGAATGGGCCGAGAAATCTGTCGCGGATTGGTCCGATGTCCATACCGCTGATTTTGACATCTACATGGGTGAGAATGCGCCCACCATATTTTCTATGCCTATTCACGCGGATTCAGAGCGGGGTTGGTGCGATTTCACGCGGCACCTTCGAGGTCGCAAACGCACCAATGTGGGCACCCAACCCGCCAATGTCTCGGCTTATGCGGTGGGACAAATTACTCTGTCCGAAGCAGAGGCGTACACCCTTGCCATCGGTTACGACGATTGGATTCGCGTGTGGGTCAATGGTGAGGAGATCTATGCGGGGGAACATGAGAATGGGTTCGCCATTGACCATATTCCATGTGAACTTCCAGTTGGATCTTCGGAAATACGGATCAAACTCTCAAATTTCGACAATGCCCAATGGCGTCTCTGGACTTTTCACGCCGCATTGCAAAAAGTATAA
- the moaD gene encoding molybdopterin converting factor subunit 1, giving the protein MVSLYVEWKLNIKVLFFASCRDLIGTGERVMTLPDGATVTDLISKLAMEQARFTDMAPSLMVSVNQAYVERDAELQDGDEIAFIPPVSGG; this is encoded by the coding sequence ATGGTGTCCCTCTATGTGGAGTGGAAATTGAATATCAAAGTGCTCTTTTTTGCATCTTGTCGCGACTTGATTGGCACTGGCGAGCGGGTAATGACACTACCAGATGGTGCGACAGTAACGGATTTGATATCAAAGCTCGCAATGGAACAGGCGCGATTTACAGACATGGCACCGAGTTTGATGGTATCGGTCAATCAGGCATATGTGGAACGGGATGCGGAACTTCAAGATGGCGATGAGATAGCATTCATTCCCCCTGTAAGTGGTGGATAG
- a CDS encoding nicotinate phosphoribosyltransferase, giving the protein MNDIPFLDKNRADQYFLNTFEVLKAESRNPSVVMEVFPNADGLLCGIREVLDILRQILPENTEIWSLEEGSAMARKEVVLRLHADYRAIGIFETALLGTLAHGSGWATAARACVEAAGEIPVISFGARHVHPAVSDRMEYAALIGGCASCATPAGAALSDQKASGTMPHALMLIYGDTVAAARAFDTHMPDSVRRVILVDTFRDEAEESVRVARAMAGRLWGVRLDTPSELGGVTPDLVWRVRRALDDAGFDQVGIFVSGGLTPERISEFVRLKCPIVGFGVGSAISGASPIDFTADIKQIDGKPIAKRGRKPGIQDNPRLRKKK; this is encoded by the coding sequence ATGAATGACATTCCATTCTTGGACAAAAACCGGGCAGATCAGTATTTTCTAAATACCTTCGAGGTACTCAAAGCCGAAAGCCGCAATCCATCGGTGGTTATGGAGGTATTTCCCAATGCCGATGGTCTCTTGTGCGGCATCCGAGAGGTCCTGGATATTTTGCGCCAGATATTGCCCGAAAATACAGAGATCTGGTCGCTGGAGGAAGGATCGGCAATGGCGCGCAAAGAAGTGGTATTGCGCCTTCACGCAGATTATCGCGCCATCGGAATTTTTGAAACGGCTTTATTGGGCACGCTCGCTCACGGCAGCGGTTGGGCCACTGCGGCGCGCGCCTGTGTGGAAGCCGCGGGAGAGATACCCGTGATCAGTTTTGGCGCGCGGCACGTACATCCCGCTGTATCAGACCGCATGGAATACGCCGCATTAATCGGGGGCTGTGCGAGCTGTGCAACACCGGCAGGCGCAGCCCTATCCGATCAAAAAGCATCGGGCACCATGCCACACGCTCTGATGTTGATTTACGGCGATACAGTAGCTGCCGCCCGGGCTTTTGATACCCACATGCCAGATTCCGTGCGACGTGTTATACTGGTAGATACATTTCGAGACGAAGCCGAAGAAAGCGTGCGCGTCGCGCGTGCAATGGCCGGACGATTGTGGGGAGTCCGCCTGGATACACCCTCGGAATTGGGTGGGGTTACACCCGATCTGGTCTGGCGCGTGCGCAGGGCATTGGACGATGCGGGCTTTGACCAGGTGGGGATTTTTGTAAGTGGCGGGTTAACGCCCGAGCGGATTTCAGAATTTGTGCGGCTGAAGTGTCCGATTGTCGGTTTTGGCGTGGGCAGTGCAATCAGCGGCGCATCCCCGATTGATTTTACAGCAGACATTAAGCAAATCGATGGCAAACCCATCGCCAAACGCGGTCGCAAACCGGGTATTCAGGACAATCCTCGGCTTCGAAAAAAGAAGTAG
- a CDS encoding GNAT family N-acetyltransferase, which produces MPREPEASWENGIRSVRRDEIGRLCQLLDNVFFEGLSDIQPHAFNDDNMHNLRVVVENGEVVSHIGTIRRNISIMGCTLRVASLGGVATYEAHRGKGHATALLRDTMRHCRKDGVDYILVSGYRNMYHRYGCRYVGRDRIFHIASERANDFDDTTWTITQASKADIETIGAIYRREPVRWLRPPSDIAFGIDGWVQNRPAKTYLIHRGDQPVAFGVIQQARERDAGQVNLLDYAGERSAIVGALGKFIDNQHLNQLSLHVKRFDTVLRGLLEARDLTGEPANLPGTTMIIHFEQLLKKMRPYFIERIGEHAARGLVFREVGDEYHIYYGGDRVVAESRGAAAQLIFGTLEGTENAMLDAGGRAGEILRACLPIPGVWYGVNHL; this is translated from the coding sequence ATGCCCAGAGAGCCAGAAGCATCTTGGGAAAATGGGATTCGCAGCGTGCGCCGCGATGAAATAGGGCGTTTGTGTCAGCTACTCGACAACGTATTTTTCGAGGGGCTGTCAGATATTCAACCACACGCCTTCAACGACGATAATATGCACAATTTGCGCGTGGTCGTAGAAAACGGCGAAGTCGTATCACACATCGGCACAATTCGGCGGAACATATCCATTATGGGATGCACACTCCGCGTAGCGTCTCTGGGAGGGGTGGCGACTTACGAAGCCCATCGGGGTAAGGGCCATGCCACGGCACTCTTGCGAGATACCATGCGCCACTGCCGCAAAGATGGCGTGGATTATATCCTGGTATCGGGATATCGCAACATGTACCACCGATATGGGTGTCGATATGTGGGACGAGACAGGATATTTCACATCGCAAGCGAGAGGGCAAACGACTTTGACGATACAACCTGGACGATAACACAGGCATCAAAAGCAGATATCGAAACAATTGGAGCCATTTACCGGCGCGAACCCGTACGCTGGTTGCGCCCGCCTTCGGACATCGCCTTTGGCATAGATGGATGGGTGCAGAACCGCCCGGCAAAAACCTACCTGATCCATCGGGGTGATCAACCCGTTGCTTTTGGAGTCATACAACAGGCGCGCGAGCGAGATGCAGGACAAGTGAACTTGCTCGATTACGCGGGTGAGCGGTCTGCAATCGTCGGCGCATTGGGCAAATTTATCGACAATCAGCATTTGAATCAGTTGTCTTTGCACGTCAAGAGATTCGACACCGTATTGCGCGGCCTGCTGGAAGCGCGCGATTTGACTGGTGAACCAGCCAATCTGCCCGGCACGACCATGATCATTCACTTTGAACAGTTGCTCAAAAAAATGCGCCCCTATTTTATCGAACGAATTGGAGAACACGCCGCCCGGGGGCTGGTATTTCGGGAAGTGGGCGATGAATATCACATCTACTACGGCGGCGACCGCGTGGTCGCCGAAAGCCGAGGTGCAGCGGCACAGCTAATTTTTGGAACCCTGGAAGGAACTGAGAACGCGATGTTAGATGCAGGCGGACGCGCCGGTGAGATCTTGCGTGCCTGCTTGCCAATCCCTGGGGTTTGGTACGGGGTGAATCATCTCTGA
- a CDS encoding molybdenum cofactor biosynthesis protein MoaE: MAGDVYKIQEEEIKPDALYNAVLADSDGAVTTFAGVVRDNTKGRGTSYLVYDAYRDMAEKKMREIGDEVKEKWDVDCVGILHRVGRLEIGEISVLIAISSPHRKASLEACHYAIDRLKQTVPIWKKEVWTDGGEAWIEGDPSASVSR, encoded by the coding sequence ATGGCTGGCGATGTGTATAAAATTCAGGAAGAAGAGATAAAACCAGATGCGTTGTACAATGCGGTGCTGGCAGATTCGGACGGCGCTGTAACCACATTTGCGGGCGTGGTGCGAGACAATACAAAAGGACGCGGAACCTCCTATCTGGTCTATGATGCCTATAGAGACATGGCCGAAAAGAAAATGCGTGAAATTGGAGATGAGGTAAAAGAAAAGTGGGATGTGGATTGCGTGGGAATATTGCACCGCGTGGGACGGTTGGAAATTGGGGAAATCAGCGTGCTAATCGCGATTTCTTCCCCACATCGCAAAGCGTCTTTGGAAGCGTGTCACTACGCGATTGATCGGTTAAAACAGACCGTACCGATTTGGAAAAAAGAAGTTTGGACAGACGGAGGTGAAGCCTGGATCGAGGGCGACCCATCTGCCTCGGTGTCGAGATGA
- the larE gene encoding ATP-dependent sacrificial sulfur transferase LarE, protein MTLDEKLAQLNAMLKDMGSVVVAFSGGVDSAFLAAAAHRVLGDRALAVTAVSASYASGELEKAQTLAEQIGIQLDIVYTREMENPDYVKNDPDRCFHCKSALADKLDEVIEHYTDQFEYLLYGAIADDVGDYRPGMAAAESRGIRAPMVELGFTKDDVRTLSKRWHLPTWDMPASACLSSRIPYGTAVTEEALRKIDRAEQFLKSRGFVQVRVRHHEDIARIEVPPEDLVRFFQDGTNEAVARELKNIGYRYVTLDLQGYRTGSLNEALLLIR, encoded by the coding sequence ATGACACTTGATGAAAAACTCGCACAGCTAAATGCTATGCTCAAAGACATGGGCAGTGTGGTCGTGGCATTTTCGGGCGGAGTTGACAGCGCGTTTTTGGCCGCGGCAGCACATCGGGTTCTGGGCGACCGCGCGCTGGCAGTAACCGCAGTCTCCGCGAGTTATGCGTCTGGCGAACTCGAAAAGGCTCAAACACTGGCCGAGCAAATTGGCATTCAACTCGACATTGTCTATACCCGGGAAATGGAAAACCCCGACTACGTAAAAAACGATCCCGATCGGTGTTTTCACTGCAAAAGCGCGCTGGCCGATAAGCTGGACGAAGTAATCGAACACTATACAGACCAATTTGAGTATTTACTTTACGGCGCGATAGCCGACGATGTAGGTGACTATCGCCCGGGTATGGCTGCCGCTGAATCCCGGGGTATTCGCGCGCCGATGGTCGAATTGGGATTCACCAAAGACGATGTCAGAACATTGTCAAAGCGATGGCACCTGCCCACCTGGGACATGCCCGCATCGGCGTGTTTGTCTTCTCGAATACCCTATGGCACAGCCGTCACAGAGGAAGCATTGCGTAAAATTGATCGCGCCGAACAATTTTTAAAATCCCGTGGATTTGTGCAAGTGCGCGTTCGGCACCACGAAGATATTGCCCGAATAGAAGTCCCACCTGAAGATCTGGTGCGTTTTTTTCAAGATGGCACAAACGAGGCTGTGGCTCGGGAACTCAAAAATATCGGATATCGCTATGTCACTCTCGATCTCCAGGGATATCGCACGGGCAGTTTGAATGAAGCGTTATTGTTGATTCGCTGA
- a CDS encoding prolyl oligopeptidase family serine peptidase, which yields MDRRKRFFSPYESIFAWMRATKSELTFDGQTVDDWRLWSQKFRARLTKNLGPMPERVPLRAEVLRRDDMGDYVREKVAFDTEQFASVPAFVLVPKGLKRGEKRPGILAAHGHGIGKNPLVGLDADEKPHEDYQKQLGIQLVQRGYVVIAPDWRGFGERMSPEDWVRQTRDKCNVNYMAEGYRGYHFLALQIWDGFRTLDYLQARREVDEKRIGCLGVSFGGTMTTYLTALDQRIKCACISGYLSTLREGAMPGRANFCGAQYMPGLMAIGDIPDVAGLIAPRPLVVEMGERDPGFQISDAERAFRHLSKIYRAADARDQLVKDRFDGVHEFSGHKCLDIFDKYLKG from the coding sequence ATGGACAGACGCAAACGCTTCTTCTCGCCTTATGAATCTATTTTTGCGTGGATGCGGGCGACAAAATCCGAACTAACTTTTGATGGACAGACTGTGGATGACTGGCGTCTGTGGAGTCAAAAATTCCGCGCGCGATTGACGAAAAATCTGGGACCAATGCCAGAACGCGTGCCCCTTCGGGCAGAAGTGCTACGCCGGGACGACATGGGGGATTACGTGCGCGAAAAAGTCGCGTTTGACACAGAGCAGTTTGCCAGTGTCCCCGCATTTGTACTGGTGCCAAAGGGACTGAAGCGAGGCGAAAAGCGTCCGGGGATTCTGGCAGCACACGGTCATGGGATAGGCAAAAATCCACTCGTGGGTTTGGACGCAGATGAAAAGCCACACGAGGATTATCAGAAGCAGTTGGGTATCCAACTCGTGCAGCGAGGCTATGTGGTCATCGCACCGGATTGGCGCGGATTTGGCGAGCGGATGAGCCCCGAAGATTGGGTGCGCCAAACGCGCGACAAGTGCAACGTAAATTACATGGCAGAAGGGTATCGCGGATATCACTTTTTGGCATTGCAAATCTGGGATGGGTTTCGCACACTGGATTATTTACAGGCGCGCCGAGAAGTGGATGAAAAGCGAATCGGGTGTTTGGGCGTGTCATTTGGCGGCACAATGACGACCTATTTGACCGCTCTGGATCAGCGGATCAAATGCGCGTGTATCAGCGGATATCTCAGCACATTGCGAGAAGGCGCAATGCCCGGAAGAGCAAATTTTTGCGGTGCGCAATATATGCCGGGGTTGATGGCGATCGGCGATATTCCCGATGTTGCGGGCTTGATCGCGCCTCGCCCTCTGGTCGTGGAGATGGGCGAACGCGACCCGGGTTTTCAAATCTCAGATGCTGAACGGGCATTTCGCCACCTGTCAAAAATCTATCGCGCGGCAGATGCACGCGATCAGTTGGTGAAAGATCGATTTGATGGGGTCCACGAATTTAGTGGCCACAAGTGTTTGGATATATTTGACAAATATCTGAAGGGATAA
- a CDS encoding glycerol-3-phosphate dehydrogenase/oxidase, whose protein sequence is MTYDAIVLGAGINGCGIARELAERGQRVLVLDKGAIGGGTSSKSSRLIHGGLRYLETRQFGLVREALSDRLELLGRYPELVSMRPFYLPIYRKSPRPVWRLWTGIKLYDALAGRHNIYRSRKVPRKLFTREFPALKREGIRAVLRYYDGKTNDLALTKRVAEDAQELGCVFREGIDVQHVAWDESGFAVLVEEKKYRSHTLINATGPWIDEVIARYQFPSRFQIRKVSGIHIFVDKLLTPHPLFLQTEGKRIFFLIPEPERDQTIIGTTEREERGRVDDVVIQEEDINYLIRAVNAYLTPNCQLQHADITDATVGVRPLVEKKGDATVLSREYELDLHTRGQTQFLNIFGGKLTTYLSLSRRVAKTLGIKEIASMALRA, encoded by the coding sequence ATGACTTATGACGCAATTGTATTGGGTGCAGGAATCAATGGATGCGGCATTGCGCGTGAACTCGCCGAACGCGGGCAACGGGTGCTGGTGCTGGACAAGGGAGCGATTGGCGGGGGCACATCGTCCAAATCGTCGCGATTGATCCACGGTGGATTGCGCTATTTGGAAACGCGACAATTTGGGCTGGTGCGAGAGGCTTTGAGTGATCGTCTGGAACTTTTGGGACGCTATCCCGAACTGGTCTCAATGCGACCGTTTTATTTGCCAATCTATCGCAAGAGCCCGCGTCCCGTCTGGAGGTTGTGGACGGGTATCAAGCTCTATGACGCACTGGCTGGGCGGCACAATATCTATCGGTCACGTAAAGTCCCTCGAAAGCTATTTACCCGCGAATTTCCTGCATTAAAACGAGAAGGAATTCGGGCAGTACTGCGCTATTACGACGGCAAGACAAACGATCTCGCACTCACAAAGCGCGTGGCAGAAGATGCGCAAGAACTGGGATGCGTATTTCGCGAAGGGATAGACGTTCAACACGTGGCCTGGGATGAAAGTGGATTTGCCGTGTTGGTCGAAGAAAAAAAATATCGCAGTCACACCCTGATCAATGCAACGGGACCGTGGATTGATGAAGTCATAGCGCGCTATCAGTTCCCCTCGCGATTTCAGATTCGCAAAGTGAGCGGCATTCACATTTTTGTAGATAAACTGCTCACACCCCACCCCTTGTTTTTACAAACCGAAGGCAAGCGCATCTTTTTTCTTATCCCCGAGCCAGAACGCGACCAGACAATAATTGGCACAACCGAGCGCGAAGAGCGAGGACGCGTAGATGACGTCGTGATTCAGGAGGAAGATATCAATTATTTGATTCGGGCAGTAAATGCGTACTTGACGCCAAACTGCCAGCTTCAGCACGCGGATATCACAGATGCCACTGTGGGGGTTCGTCCCCTCGTAGAAAAAAAGGGCGACGCAACCGTGCTCTCGCGGGAATACGAACTGGATTTGCACACGCGCGGGCAAACCCAATTCCTCAATATATTCGGCGGAAAACTGACGACGTACTTATCGCTATCGCGCCGAGTCGCTAAAACACTCGGCATCAAAGAAATCGCATCGATGGCACTACGCGCTTAA
- a CDS encoding diaminopimelate decarboxylase — translation MATFLNRDQVRAIRAEFGTPVYVYDQRTLEAQAKAVLNFPNAFGLTARYAMKALPNSTVIRILTQKGLHIDASSGYEAERAMRAGVPGHHIMLTAQQIPKNLKYLIEQGVIFNACSLNQLRTYGDLFSGRSLSVRINPGMGSGHSKRTNVGGPAASFGIWHEYISDVHEICKQRDLTITTMHTHIGSGSDPEVWERVALMSLKICVGFENTTTLSLGGGYKIGRIPGEVSTDLQVIGQHVAEAFEMTARQTGRSLRLEVEPGTYLVANAGAIVATAIDVVDTGKDGYKFIKTDTGMTEVIRPSMYGAQHPIEIVPAQAEKRGVAEYIVVGHCCESGDVLTPAPDDPEGLQPRMLTQTKEGDAVVIGGAGAYCAGMSSKNYNSFPEAAEVLLDRDGALHLIRKRQTLNQVLENEIVPDFLTTKS, via the coding sequence GTGGCAACATTTTTGAATCGCGATCAAGTAAGAGCAATTCGAGCGGAATTTGGCACCCCGGTTTATGTTTACGACCAGCGCACGCTGGAAGCACAGGCCAAGGCGGTGTTAAACTTCCCCAATGCCTTTGGACTTACTGCGCGCTATGCGATGAAAGCATTGCCCAACAGCACCGTAATTCGCATCTTAACGCAAAAGGGATTGCATATCGATGCCAGTAGTGGATATGAAGCCGAGCGCGCCATGCGGGCAGGTGTGCCTGGCCATCATATCATGCTTACGGCACAGCAGATACCAAAAAATTTGAAATACCTGATCGAGCAAGGTGTGATCTTTAATGCGTGTTCCCTGAATCAACTGCGAACTTATGGCGACCTGTTCTCTGGACGATCCCTTTCCGTGCGGATCAATCCCGGTATGGGGTCTGGGCACAGCAAACGCACTAACGTGGGGGGACCTGCGGCGAGTTTTGGGATCTGGCATGAATATATCTCCGATGTCCATGAAATTTGCAAACAACGCGATTTGACAATAACGACCATGCATACGCATATCGGGTCGGGCAGCGATCCCGAAGTGTGGGAACGCGTCGCGTTGATGTCATTGAAAATTTGCGTTGGATTTGAAAACACCACCACATTGAGCCTGGGAGGCGGGTACAAGATTGGGCGCATACCGGGCGAAGTATCGACGGATTTGCAGGTAATCGGGCAACATGTGGCCGAAGCCTTTGAAATGACCGCGAGACAAACCGGACGATCGTTGCGCCTGGAAGTGGAACCAGGGACATATCTGGTCGCAAATGCTGGCGCAATCGTTGCAACGGCGATTGATGTGGTAGATACCGGAAAAGACGGGTACAAATTTATCAAAACCGATACCGGGATGACCGAAGTGATTCGCCCGAGCATGTACGGGGCGCAACATCCCATTGAAATCGTACCCGCACAGGCGGAGAAACGCGGAGTTGCCGAATATATTGTGGTGGGACATTGTTGTGAAAGTGGCGACGTATTAACCCCTGCGCCCGATGATCCCGAAGGTTTGCAGCCCCGGATGTTGACACAGACAAAAGAGGGAGACGCAGTGGTCATTGGCGGAGCGGGAGCGTATTGTGCGGGCATGTCGTCTAAAAATTACAACTCCTTTCCCGAAGCGGCCGAAGTATTATTGGACAGAGACGGCGCATTGCACTTAATTCGGAAACGCCAGACACTGAATCAGGTCCTGGAAAATGAAATTGTACCGGATTTTTTGACCACTAAGAGCTAA
- the def gene encoding peptide deformylase, translated as MALLEIKKFGCPTLRKKATPIRDITDDVRQLVADMFETMYEAEGVGLAAQQVGFTGRLLVMDVRPRDPMSEPLVFINPEILWAEGECIGEEGCLSLPEIVGDVKRPAQVRVRALNENGSVFEMTLEGIAAKALQHEIDHLNGVLILEHFNAIKRNLLRGQLRKLQREGKTQASKLTYVSH; from the coding sequence ATGGCCTTACTCGAAATAAAAAAATTCGGTTGTCCAACGCTGCGAAAAAAGGCGACACCTATCCGCGATATAACCGATGATGTGCGGCAGCTTGTTGCGGACATGTTCGAAACAATGTATGAGGCCGAAGGCGTTGGCCTTGCGGCGCAACAGGTGGGCTTTACAGGGCGACTTCTGGTAATGGATGTCCGTCCTCGCGACCCCATGTCGGAACCCCTGGTATTTATCAACCCAGAAATTTTATGGGCAGAAGGCGAATGTATTGGCGAAGAAGGGTGTCTGAGCCTGCCGGAAATTGTCGGAGATGTCAAACGTCCGGCACAGGTGCGAGTGCGCGCGCTCAACGAAAATGGAAGTGTATTTGAGATGACACTGGAAGGCATTGCCGCCAAAGCTCTTCAGCACGAAATTGACCACCTAAATGGCGTACTAATCCTCGAACATTTCAACGCGATCAAGCGCAATTTATTGCGCGGACAATTGCGCAAACTACAGCGCGAAGGCAAAACACAGGCATCGAAATTGACGTACGTATCGCACTGA